The Girardinichthys multiradiatus isolate DD_20200921_A chromosome 21, DD_fGirMul_XY1, whole genome shotgun sequence genomic sequence TATCGCCCTGCTTAGTCTTCTGTACTAGTATGGTGCTCCCTGTGTTCTGAAGTCATCAGAAGAGACCAGAACCACTCTTGTCTGTCCTTCACCGCTAAGTTAACTTGTTTGCATCTGTGTTGCGTTGCCCCGTGGGGCACTTTCCTCTCACCCCACCCCCTCAATCTCATATGTTCTCCTCCCcacctttgctgtttttctgtccCAGGGCTCGTCATGTCCCCGAACCTGCTCTAATTAGCATCCTACACAACACTGTTTATTTACCCAGGTACTTTCAGACGAGGAGGGAGGTGAGAATGAAAGAGTTGGGGAAAAGGGAGATTGAGAAAGCTGGAAGGATATAGGGCTGGTAACAGGAAGAGAGGGAGAAATGATGCAGGCAATCAAAGAGCTGTGAGACTCCCTCACTCCAGATGAAGGGCGTAATGATGGTTAGAAAGACATGATGCTCGGAGTCGAGAAAGTGAGACGCAGAGAAGTTTCCCGCCTCTCCATGCCTCCCCTCTGCCTTTTACAGCGTTTCATCTGAGATGCAGAGTGCCTAAAATTGGCTGCAAGTTGgcagcttccttccttcttccCTTTCTACCTTGCTTCCTTCCGGGGCCCCCATTAACGTTCTCCCATTACATCGGTAATCTTTAGGCTGGGGCTGGGAGTGCCTAGCATTCCTGTTGGAGGAAAATCCACCtcagtctatatatatatataggagaCAAAACTACAGCAgtgcttttttaaaacaaatagccaTTGGGCTTaatgtcacaaactgatggctagACATCCTCCTTCAGGAGTTTCTGCTACAGAGCAGAAGTCATGCTTCTCAATTGCAGAAAGTCATCCAGGTCCGGAAGCAGCTAAGCAGCCCCAGATGATCACTATGGCTCCCACTCTGCGTTACTGGCGTCCCAAAGTCACAGAAACAGCTAGGTAACCCTTCCCACCCTAATGAATGACAGTGGCTctctttttatctgtttttgaatttaattcgattaagggcatgatgtgttgttgTTCAGGCCTTTTAGCCTGTTTCACAtagtcagacaggttctgttcaagtgattcttgattctacaggtcaaCCTTTAATCAGGCTAATAAAATTAAACTTGTTTCAATGTCTGAAGCCAGGTTTATATTGGACCAGTTTgctttggaaagctttttttcccctaatAAAGGAAATAATCATTTGAGAACTACATTTAGAATATAGTTtgtgtgaaaacatttttgtgccaaaaagcaaaaacagaacaaactcaGCTCTGTACATTGAGCACAGAAGCCTTTTCATTCTCCAGCTCTGAACTGTGACATTGAAATTGGCCCAAATACCTTCGAATTCCATGAATATTGAGGTTGCATATTGAGAATTAAAGATCTGTTGAGTTTCCATGGTGTCAGCTATACGTCTACGCTTTTGCCCCTACCTACTGTCATCCATTGGAGGGATTAATCTATTTCCCTGTAAACAGAATAGGCCTGCTTGTGTGATCCATTGCTTTCTAAATCTGTGTATGTTTCCTGTTTTGTCTTACAATTTAGCCTTTTTTAGTTGTACATATTATCTCCCCAATTCAGACGACAACCTGTCCAATCTCTAATCATTATacttgtttttgtctgttttcccCTCCTGTGCTATGAGACAGGCATGTCGTCATATCCTGCGTCTTTCCTGTTGCACAAAGCACTAAATGACTACCTGTCATCAGTGACCCTGCAGAAACAAAGTCTAATACTTGGCAGTGCTGCATGCTGCAGTATGGgctttttgagtttgtgttgttGCTCTATATTTTGATGATGTGATGAAGTAAAATAGTCTGTTTTCATAGACAGGTCTCACTGTCCATCCCCATGTCCAGTTCCTGTTTTGTGCGCTAACCTCTTGGAATTTCCTCTCCctttctgcttttctttctattttttgcTGTGACTCTTTAGTGCTGTTTGACCTATTTAGTGGAGTCCAAATGTCACAGTAAAGGGAAAGGTCAGGTAAAGGTTTTACACTGAGCTAAGTCTGAATAGCTAATGTAGTCCTGGCTGCCTAagggtgtgatggtgtggggttgcaaGTTGTTGACACTTGAGACCTTGAACACACACCTCTCCATGGTTACACACATTCAAACACACTACTGTCACTCACGCTCTAGTTCAATGCCACTCAGCTCTGAGCCAGCAGACATGTCATGTGGCCACACGCGAATCTGCCTGCATTCACCCGGATGATTGGGAACGTTTCAGCTTCCCGGGAATGTCACATGGCCTCGTTGGACACCGGGTCAGAGGTCAGCGTTTGTCAGAGGTGTACAGCCTTCTGCCTGCATACGGGAGGGTCCACTTGTGTATCAGTGCTGGAGCATATCTGTTGCATCCTCTTTTAAAGCGTTTTCTGTCCTGCCTAAAGTTACTGAACTTGAGAAAGCACATCAGTTAAACCTGAAAAGAAGTGCAATCATTTCCCCATTTCTGAGTCCCTAGTCAATACAAGCAGAAACAGGCAATCCCATTTTGTGTTTATATATGAAGTATTGCAGGTCAGCTGTGGGATTTCTGCATTGATCAAGCAGCCTTCACATGTAGGAGAGAGCCGCTGGATCCTAATTGGAATggatttgtcctctgcattgaTTTTCCCCGGTGACAGTAGATGACATACAGTACAgtgatgtgtttttgtgtgtgtaccTAGTTTTTGTTACCTGTTTAGTAAGTTTATTGGTATAATCACCTACCATGTCTGGACCTCATTGGGACCAAAGCTAGGTCCTAATGGATGAGATGTCATGTTTGGGTTAGGTTTAGGCATGTACAAATGAATGAACGTAAACAGAATCTGAATACGGATAGAAATGCTAACTTTTTGTTCTTCTTCCAAATACCACATGGTGTTATAATGACCTTCCTGCAACACCTTTCACTGCTTGTTGTGTGGCAAGAAGGTAAAATGGAGCAGCTGGATGGAACTGAATCGACTGGCATttctgtgtgcttgtgtgtatgtgtgtgtgcgtgtgtgtgtgtgcgcacatTTGCCTGTGTTTCGTGTAGCAGAGCAGGGTGTGGAGCTAAAAGCAGTCAtgaggaaaatgaaatcagtgtTTTACAGAGgtccttgtttcatccctgGGTCCTCTGAATaggctaacacacacacacacacacacacacacacacacacacacacctatacACACCTACAGATGCACTGCATGCGAAAAAAGGAAAGATGAACAGTTGACATGCATGCAGGACGTTATAACTAAGCTCAGGTTAACAAAGGATAATAGACCAgcatcatttttttttgttaagttgtcaaaatgttcatttaaattgttttaagagACCAAAAAGCCAATTTTGTTCATCTTTTATTTACCTATCTATAATTATCTAATCCGACATGCTGGTTTTATGTGTTTGGAGGTTTGTTTGAGGGAAGAGAAGGAGGGTGGTAAAAGATGGCCGCCGGACATGGCTTCTCACAGCTGGCTGGTTCCGACCCCCCATGATCTCCCCTCTTATCTAGCCCAGATTCTGGCCTTTTCATCTGGGCTAAAACCTGGGGAAGCTTGGCTTCTACTGGGGTTTTCAGCTCTTTGTCCTGCATACACGCTAACAGGCTTCATTCCAGACCCCCTCCATCCCCCGGCTCTATCTGGGAGTCCCAGATGAGCTTTTCTCTCACCTACATGGAAGATAACAAACCCTACACAACTCTACTTTCTGCTTGGTTTTGCTCAATGCACTTCTGATCAGACTTTGAAAATCCGTAGCACAAGAAGGAAGAAAAGATACCACTGTTGTTTTCTACCGTTTCACTCAGGAATGTATATAGGTATAAACAAActctttattgttttgtatttgggTCCTGGCTGCTTTCAGGAGAAACGGAGCTAAATTGTTGGACTCTGTATATTGAATTGTAGCTTGCTAAAGTGAGGCAAAGTGTAAAGTGAACACATCATGGACCCAAATGCAGTCCTCTGCATGTTGTGAAATCTCAGAGACTCGTTCACCCTGACTAAATTGCATTACTGACTAACAATTGGGCCGTTGTTTTAGCTGATCAGCCCATTAGTCCAGGCTTGACCAACTCTTCATGTGACCCAGGTCCAGGTTGAACAGTGTATATCGGTGTTTTTGTCTGCGTTCAACATGCCATTCTATTCTGCTCCAGGTGGATCCCTGATCTGCCCTCCTGCTCAACCCTGACCCATTTCCAGCCTAAACAACAGATCCTCACCTCTCCCCCTTCTGCCTCTACCTGATAATATGTCTCTGTGGTTCAGCCCCCACTTTCTCTCCCCTCTCCTTCTGTGGCTCACATTTTCTTTAGTAACCAGTCTTTTTCTCCCTGGTTCCGACCTCTGACCTCAGGCATATCAGACCAGTTGGTGTTTCAAATCGAGCAGCAGATTGAATAGCATCTGTGACCTCTGTGTGCAATTCTTTCCTAGTCATGCCTTGGTTCAGGTTtgctttttatacttttatacCAGTGAAGCAGAACCTCTAGAATGAAATTGCTCATTTGTTCAAAAGGTTTGCTATGGAACAATTACCGTCAATTAAGCTCAAGTATAATTTCCtagtttgttctgttttttggcGCACATTATGTTCTTAATTGGTGGTAAATTAAATTGACTGGACGTGATTTGATGAGCACGCAGACGTGTCTCTGTTGCTCTTAGAGGTCAAACTGTGTTAAGGAATGTGTTGGCCAGGGGGAGTGTTGTAAACAGACAGCAGTCAGTTGATTTACCTTTGAGGTCTGGAAGCGAAGAGAAGAACCAGCCACCCAGCCTGGGTAAGACGGTAAAAAGCTAAAGGAAATGCTGCTGTGACTGAAATCCTCTCTGCTATTTATCTCTTTCTTAGTGTCATTATGAACCTGATTATTGCCCACTACTGTTACATCAGCAAATGAGAGCAAACACTTGTCTGTTAATCCTCTATCCTCATGTCTCTCCTTTGCTTAACCATAAGATGGAGAAAGTTATTAAAATGGCCTTTAGGCTAATGGAAGCACATAATAAGAAGAACAACCCACATTATCAGTCAAAGTCTAAACATAGCGAACATAATGGTTGTATGGTACCCAGATTGcctgtttttaaactgtaatgCTGCTTGATGATTGATCTGTTCAGGGAAGTGAACAACTAGATGGAGCTTAAGGCAGTGCAGTCACTGTCTGCATCAGCACACCTTCTGAGATGCTGCTCGAAGAAAGTAAGGCTTGTTCCAGAAACCCTTCTTCCTGCCAGGCCTGAGATGTGAGGTTGAAGGCCAGTAATCCGTTCTTTCTCAGCACACTTTGGCAAAGGTGCTTATTGACAGGAGCGCACAACTGCGCTCTGGAAGCGTGTTCCCCTTTAGAACCGCCAACCAGGGTAGTGACAGGGTCTTAGTTGTCAGTGTATAATAGGTCAAGTCTTCCTTTTGGCTCAGTGGCGGGATGTGGTGGTGATGTACAGTCTGTGTGACCAGCACACGACCTATCAAAAGTTCATTATGTCATTTTATGCCTAGTGTTCCATGGCAATGACACACCCCTCTTGATTCTTCGATGACTGCTTTTGTTATTAAAGCTCACATCTTCGTGGGGAGTGGCTGCCTTGATTGGGGATTTGTGAGCAGCCAGAAGGAGCCTGAAGATGAGATCTATCAGCCAGATCAcaaaactgctttttgaaacatgtttttcacaGGTGTCATCTTAAAGCTGCGACTTTAGGGGTATTATTGACTGTCTGCAGCAACAGAAACGGTTTTCTCCCACTCTTTCTAATTATGCCCATCCAGTATGTGGTCATTTAATAATTTTGTTGCAAGAAAACAAATTCTTAATAGCAATGCAGTGATGTGAACCCAGATAATTAATTTAAGACGTCGTGAAATTTCAAAAAAATGATTATTAATAGGAGATGCACTGCTCATTTAGCAAGTTGTCTCACTACGTCCATACTGTTGAACTACATTGACCTTTGGCTGGACTCTCCGATTTGTCCACAGATTGGACAGACTAATTCTGCACATTTTTGAAAAGCTACTTTTAAAAGAACTGATTTACACGTTGACTTTTTCCCTTAAATGGAGATAATCCTGTATCCCAAATAATGAATCTAATATCATTATGTTCCAGTGTCCCTCATCTGCTGTAGCtttaatgtaacatttaaaGCAAACATGGAGTTTGCTCTACACTTACAACCGCTTTATTAGGTACAACTGTTAAATTCCCTGTTAGAACAAGTAGTTCCTCAGCCGATTAAATGGCTGGACATCAATGCATTTACGAATGATGTTGtagttggtgccagacaggctggtgtGAGTCTTTCAGCAACCCAGCTGGGATTTTCCCACAAAAGCTGTCCTTTGGGTTTATGGAGGAAGGTctcaaaaagggaaagaaattCAGTTAGTGGCAGCTGTATGGATGAAACATAGCACATTGAACTTTGGAGCTAGTTGGTTCCAACAGTAGAGGACCACACCGGATCCCACTGCTCTCTGCTCTGAACAAGAAACCAGGGATACAGTTTAAAGCAAAGTATGgtaacaaaaaaaaggaaaaacaatacctggtctgatgagttacTATCAGCTGCGACATTCAGGTATTGTTGTCAGATATACCTCATAAAGTGACTTCTATGcatctgtttatttaaaacaacctTACTGGTTAACTATTTCTGTCAATGAAACAAGAGCAGACACCAGCAGCACCACTAACGATCCCTCTTACCTTAGGGGTCGTTTAAAGTTTGAAATTTACCTCACACATAAATGGTAAAAACGGTTCTATTCATCTATCAAGATTATAAAGATTGTGTAAATTGGAGATCATTTCAGGTAAGAACATTCTaagtgggctgcacggtggcacagttggtagcactgttgccttgcagcaagaaggtcctgggttcaattcccggcctggggtctttctgcatggagtttgcatgttctccccgtgcatgcgtgggttctcaccgggtactccggcttcctcccacagtccaaaagcatgcctgttaggttaattggtaactctaaattgcccttaggtgtatgaatgagtgtgtgtatggttgtatgtgtgttgccctgcgatggactggcgacctgtccagggtgtaccccacctctcgcccatagactgctggagataggcaccagctcccctgtgacccactatggaataagcggtagaaaatgactgactgactgacattctaAGTCATACCTCCCAGGCTTAAACTGTACCATCCCTCCTTTCCACAGTGGAATCAGAGTTATTGAAGCTGAACTTTCTTCCGAGAGCCAAAAGTGACAAAAGGATTACGATCCTCCTGACGACTACTCCAGCTGTTCATACACACCTTATTATTCCATTCCTTAATATCCAACAGTTTAAATTAACATTGGAGTGTTATTCAACATGCATGGCGTTTGCCGATCATCCCTCTTTCTATCCTTACATAAAACGCCCAGAGAAACACACATCCTGTGGTTTTTATTCCACTCTGTGTTCAGCCAGAGTCACAGTCAAACTAGAATTAACTGTCCGCACAGAGGAGGAATATCTCCAGTTTTATGGAGTCGTAATGCGGTACGGTACTGTATAAATAATCTGCCAGCACAGAAATACTTCCAGCTGTTAAACAATACGCCTGAGCAGtttctcttttcttctcctTCGTTTGAGTGAAAAGAATCCCTTTTATTTATCAAGAAATGATTACTTAAATATTTGCCTTTAGTAACACCTCCAGATTGTTGCTCTTTATGCTGATTATTGTTTCAGAGTGCagtttgaactttgactggatCAGATGCTGCGATTGGATGTTGGCTCATATTGTGAAATTCAAACCTCAGCCTCTTTTTTTGACAATTAGGTGCTTTGAAGTTTACCTTCTGTAATCTTCTCCTTCTTTTGATATAATGATGCTGTATTGATACAATCATCGGGAATTTCACTCTTGTTTTTATAGGCATACCTGTGGCTTTTGATTGATGGACGGAAACTCCATGGTTGATTGAGATAATAAAGACTTGTGTAAAACCTCACTTTGAGGTTACTGTTTCCCCACAGAGTTCAGGCGTATTCTGTATCACCACTGTCAGAATGGCAGAACAGTGTGGAAAAGCATTACCCTCACTGGGAAACCATGAAATGGTTGGTGAATTGGTGAACAATTCCAGATAAAGTGAATCCAaagaattcttttttttttttttttatttgtttcacaggacaatccttattGCCTTTGGTCAGGCAATGGAAGGGGCAACGAAGAGGGGAGCCCCTCTTCATCTCGTAAAGGTCCTGCCTTTGGGCAGCTTTCGCGCTCCACCAGCTGATTGTTCCAGGAACTGATTGTGAGGTGCTGGGGTAGGGGTGGTGGTTGGAAGGGGTAGGTATTAAGCCCCCTTCAGATCCTCAGTAGTTACCGTGGCAGCCTGCTGAGTACATATCAAAGGGGCAGTAGGTCCTTAGCCTGGGGCAGTGACACTGTGCTGTGTGGGACCAAAGACCCATGGATAATAGGACAGCTTGTCACACTTGTTAAAAATCTGTGGATTTTTTTGACAAGGCTTTTTTGTGTCTGTCCTGCTTGGGTTGCAGAGTAATGAAACAGTGTGGCAAACTAAAATTTTATGCAGACAGGtcacatatatatattaaatacatttttacacaaccAAGGTATTCAGTAGCAATGTCAattatttctgttctttttctttgattaaagGGATTTCATTCTGCAATAATGCTTGATGCATCATTGCAAGATGGAGCTGCATTAATTAGTTGAGTTTTTTAGCAAGTTTCTGATGTTACCTGATGCAGATTTCCCTTTTGACAACTTTAATGTAAGAAGATACAGTTAagcccagaattattcatacaccTGGCAGATGTAGGTTTAAACAGATCGTTTAATTGTACAAACATATTTCTTCTGATTGAAagtaaaatttacattttagagcGGCCCAGGCAGAGCTCCGACTTGAATCTGTTCATAGAGCTATCAGAAAGATAGCTTAGAAACAAGTCTACGAAgggtcaaataaaaataaaatgctggcCTAACTGAAGAAGGACTGGATGTTCCATGACAGTCAAACAaagcaactttgctgtaataTGTTCAGCCTTTCTGATACCTGGTCAGCCTTTCTGATACCTGCTGAAAGTGAATGAACCCCAGGTGTGTCTCAACATACCATAGGAAATACCTTCTTACATCAGTGTGCTTCCTCTGccttcatttttaaaacatctcattAAGTTTGAGTCTTCCTTCAGTAACAGCCTCCACCCTGAAGAGTGTTGTCGTTACTACCGCTCAGCAGGGTTTGGATAACCAAGCTAAAAATGACTGATTCACTAGCTGACATCCTGAGCATCTAATGTTTACTGTCAATGTTGATGTGAAAAGATCACATTAAAGCTTTTAAGTGTGAATACAGAAGTTGGCAGTAGAACTAATGTagaatgtctttgtttttttttgttgttttacatgTGTTTCAGTTGGTTACAAGTGATCCAGCCCATCAGATGAAGAGCCTTCAGTTCCGGAGCATTGCTCCTAAGGCCCCAGCTGTGGTGCCTTCACCCTCCCCTTTGGCCCCATCCTACCAGCCACTGTCTGCTCTACCCGAGGCTACTACTGCCTCTAGCCCCAAGTCCATCCTGGTACCCACACAAAACTATGCACTGATGCAAATAGCAGGCCAAGAAGGAACATTTTCCCTCGTTGCACTTCCCCCTTCTGTCTCCTCTCAGACTCCACATCAACAAACCCAGTCAATCCAGAAAAACCTCAAGTTACCCATTCCCAGGTATCCATCAGCAAGAAATAAGAGGACCTCAGAAAAGCTCAAATCACCAGTTGCTGCCAGTACAAAAGTTCCTCTACTGGCTCAGACCAAGTCAGTGGGGTGTGGAACATCTGCAGTGTCAAAGCTAAAGCCAGAAGAGACAAAGGACATTACGAAAGAGCCCTCTGAAAAGGTATTTCTGATCGACCCAGCCTCTGACATCTCTGTCACTGCCCTGTTACCAGAAAACACTCTCCTCTGTCCTGGTTCTAAGTTAGAGCGAACGGCAGAGGCCAATGAGCGACCTGCTTCAGCTAGCCTTATTCAAAACCTCCAGTACCCTTCTGCAGCTCTATCAAGCTCCACAGGCAAACCTTCAGAGGAACCTAAGACCACAGTGGGGCTGTGCCAATCTAAACCAACTGCAGCCCAGCCTCAGAGCAGTATCACTGTCCTGTCACCGGCCATCTTCAGTAAAGCAGTTCAGATTATCCCAACCCCACCTAAGGGTAAACTGCCCATTCTGCCCTATTCTAAAATGAAGAGCTCCCTGATTCCAGCTACTAAGCTCAACAGTTTTTCTTTAGAGAAAAAAGGCCTCTGTGGACAGGCAGGACTCTCCACCTCTCTTGATACTATGTCCAAGAACACAGAGAATCCTGAAGTCTTGAGGCAAAACCTGGTCCCAAACTCCATTCAGCAGGCCCAGACGAAGCCCTCACTTATTCCCGTTACCCTCCAGAAACCACCTGGCAAGAAGAGAGGAAGGAAGAGAAAGACAATGGAAGACATTTTGGCTTTTGAAGCCAGAAAGAAGAGGTCTTTGTCTTTCTTTCGTAGAAGGGTCCCtgaaaaacctccagcagtaaTTCCAGGCTTCAAACAAAAGGAAGTTGATATTTCCAAGAAGTACCGAAGTATCCGACCCAAGCCTATGTTGGTTATGGAGACAGTTCCTCAACTGGTGAGTTTGCCTGCACTAACACCAGATGGTCAAGAACAGGAAATCTTACTTGGTCATCAACTCTCTACTGCTGCCACAACCATGGCCCTGGACTCTTCCCCCCAAACCGCTCCAGTAACCCTTCACCTGAGAGCTGGTTCCAACCCAAAAGTGTTTATCGGGAGTCGTCCGCTCCACCGCTGCTCTATCTGCAGCCGCTGTTTCCAGTTTAAGCATCACCTCCAGAACCACATGAACACTCACGCAAACAGTCGGCCCTACATCTGCCCCCTGTGCCGCAAAGCATACGCTCACAGAGGCAGTCTTAGCACACACATGAAGCTTCATCACTCAGAGGTACGACCACGTCGCTCTCTGTGCTGCGAGTTCTGTGAGAAGGTCTTCGGATATGTGGGCGTGTACTTTCGTCATCTGAGGGAGGTCCACAAGGTGGTGCTGACCGTGGAGCCGTCAATCAGTCGTCATGAGGATGACATGTCTTTAGAGGGGTAAAGTCACTGTTGGATATCTATTGAACCTGTGCAAAGCCTCCTGACCTTTAGCTTGAAGCAGTTTTTTGAAAGGATGTCAACATATAgaatacatttctgaatatATAGATTGATTGCCTAACTGAGGATTTTTCCGTTTTCTCCACAGAACCATCTCACCGGAACCATCAGACGAACAGGATCGGGAAGACCCTGTGGAGCTGCAAATCAAATGCGGCCGCTGTCAGGCTTCCACCCCCACCTTTGCTGACATGAAGATGCATTTGTTGTATGTGCATGGGGAGGAGGTCCACATTCGCGCTTCTGATGGTAAGGTCCAAAGTGTCGGCCGTGAGGTGGAGAATGAGCTGGTAAAGCATGCCGCTCACTATTGGCGCCAGCTCAACGAAAAGCGCAACCTGGTCAAGTGCGGCAGCTGCGACGAGGAATTCTTTTCCTTCTCCAAACTTAAGAAGCACATCATGTCCCACCACCGTGTCGGGGACAGTGAGGACGATGAAACTAGATCATCCTCTCCTGAAAATTCCGGTTACTTGGGGGTTCTGGCAGCCGGGGAGGCCTTTAACTGTGTTCTTTGCAGCAAGGTACTGGACACTAAAGAGTCGGTTATGGAACACTGGAGGAATGATCATCACTGTGAGCACACCATCCTGCTGTGGGATGCCCTGAGCTCCTACTCTGGACAAGAAGAGGGGGAGGTAGATGGAGATTTAGACATTCCTGCTCCAAGCCCACGTTAAGCAGGTGAATGGGCGAGGCCTTTACTGTAGCTCCTCCTCATACTCACTCAGTCCTAACAATCAGCAGCACAGGGATGGAGAGGTTCTCTTATGGCGTTTTAACACTAGTTTCATCTTTTACAAGGTTAGAGATGATGAGAAATTAAAGGAAAGGCTGTC encodes the following:
- the znf438 gene encoding zinc finger protein 438, with protein sequence MKSLQFRSIAPKAPAVVPSPSPLAPSYQPLSALPEATTASSPKSILVPTQNYALMQIAGQEGTFSLVALPPSVSSQTPHQQTQSIQKNLKLPIPRYPSARNKRTSEKLKSPVAASTKVPLLAQTKSVGCGTSAVSKLKPEETKDITKEPSEKVFLIDPASDISVTALLPENTLLCPGSKLERTAEANERPASASLIQNLQYPSAALSSSTGKPSEEPKTTVGLCQSKPTAAQPQSSITVLSPAIFSKAVQIIPTPPKGKLPILPYSKMKSSLIPATKLNSFSLEKKGLCGQAGLSTSLDTMSKNTENPEVLRQNLVPNSIQQAQTKPSLIPVTLQKPPGKKRGRKRKTMEDILAFEARKKRSLSFFRRRVPEKPPAVIPGFKQKEVDISKKYRSIRPKPMLVMETVPQLVSLPALTPDGQEQEILLGHQLSTAATTMALDSSPQTAPVTLHLRAGSNPKVFIGSRPLHRCSICSRCFQFKHHLQNHMNTHANSRPYICPLCRKAYAHRGSLSTHMKLHHSEVRPRRSLCCEFCEKVFGYVGVYFRHLREVHKVVLTVEPSISRHEDDMSLEGTISPEPSDEQDREDPVELQIKCGRCQASTPTFADMKMHLLYVHGEEVHIRASDGKVQSVGREVENELVKHAAHYWRQLNEKRNLVKCGSCDEEFFSFSKLKKHIMSHHRVGDSEDDETRSSSPENSGYLGVLAAGEAFNCVLCSKVLDTKESVMEHWRNDHHCEHTILLWDALSSYSGQEEGEVDGDLDIPAPSPR